In Mesotoga infera, one genomic interval encodes:
- a CDS encoding acetoacetate decarboxylase — translation MSGKKGKFVLNEDFIYKMPAHFGGDPFYPIRVVYGDNIVITVEYETDEEVLLNYIPEDFELKEPVVNVQYTNCRDVDWMIGGEYRLIQVTTPVKYVGNSEGLEGVYALVVWENKTCPIIGGREEDGVPKVFADISSERHLENHWFVAASYEQFTFLKIDLHRGDEASDEILAELNKNPKINLFGWRHLPNLGKGGATLSHATLYPQEMVLKKMWSGTGALEWTGLSYEQHPLQTRIIRSLEALPIRRVTSSRMAKGIVRLNVGDSRILP, via the coding sequence GTGTCTGGGAAAAAAGGGAAATTCGTGTTGAACGAGGACTTCATCTACAAGATGCCTGCGCACTTTGGTGGCGATCCTTTCTACCCGATAAGGGTAGTCTACGGGGACAATATTGTTATCACCGTGGAGTATGAAACGGACGAAGAAGTTCTTTTGAACTACATTCCTGAAGACTTCGAACTGAAGGAGCCGGTTGTCAATGTTCAGTATACCAATTGCAGGGATGTAGATTGGATGATTGGGGGAGAGTACAGGCTCATCCAGGTGACGACACCTGTGAAGTATGTTGGAAATTCAGAGGGTCTCGAAGGAGTATATGCGCTTGTCGTATGGGAGAACAAGACCTGTCCGATAATCGGGGGCCGCGAAGAGGACGGAGTACCGAAAGTTTTCGCAGACATCTCTTCTGAGCGCCATCTGGAGAATCACTGGTTTGTAGCGGCAAGCTATGAGCAGTTTACCTTCCTGAAGATTGATCTTCATAGAGGAGATGAAGCGAGCGACGAAATACTGGCAGAACTCAACAAAAATCCTAAGATCAATCTGTTCGGGTGGAGGCACCTGCCTAATCTCGGAAAGGGTGGAGCTACCCTTAGTCATGCTACTCTATATCCTCAAGAGATGGTTTTGAAGAAAATGTGGAGCGGTACAGGAGCTTTGGAATGGACAGGCCTGTCATACGAGCAGCACCCTTTGCAGACAAGAATCATAAGGTCATTGGAGGCCTTGCCGATCAGAAGGGTTACTTCGTCAAGAATGGCCAAAGGAATTGTCAGGTTGAATGTCGGCGATTCAAGGATACTTCCATAG